One Chloroflexota bacterium genomic region harbors:
- a CDS encoding helix-turn-helix domain-containing protein, with product MNTAESNKPRSVSEVLLEELKLRDWSQNDLAEVLGQSTQWVSRLVVGRRAIDADVAVALGAALGTTAEYWLDIDSRYRLANANANARVSNVERRAKIFSKAPVTEMIRRGWIPGSKDMDILEGNLLSFFNINSLDETPQPIPHAARKSTEYTLVTPPQMAWLFRARNLSQGVAARSFTSNRFEQALDDLKTLLEHPADIRRVPAVLAEGGVRLLVVQPLSKSRIDGASFWLDSKCPVIVLSMRFDRIDYFWHTLWHELGHVHNRDSFALDQDMLPEEQSQGEYCRPESELMADNFAVQNLVPQDRLDDFILRVSPLFSRNRLVGFSKLRGVHPGIVVGQLQHRGEIGYTNHRNLLVKVREILIESALTDGFGQILPVNIP from the coding sequence ACAATCCACTCAATGGGTAAGTCGTTTAGTTGTAGGTCGCAGGGCTATCGACGCCGATGTTGCGGTTGCGCTCGGCGCTGCACTCGGAACTACGGCTGAATACTGGCTCGATATTGATTCGCGTTACCGGCTTGCCAATGCCAATGCCAATGCCAGGGTCTCAAACGTGGAACGTCGAGCCAAGATTTTTAGTAAGGCGCCAGTCACAGAAATGATCCGGCGAGGTTGGATACCGGGTTCAAAAGACATGGATATTTTAGAAGGTAATTTACTGAGCTTCTTTAACATCAATTCGCTTGACGAGACTCCACAACCAATACCCCATGCTGCTCGGAAATCCACAGAGTACACATTAGTGACGCCTCCACAGATGGCATGGTTGTTCCGCGCTCGCAATTTGTCCCAAGGTGTAGCGGCTAGGTCATTTACTTCCAACCGTTTCGAGCAAGCCCTAGATGATCTAAAAACGCTATTGGAGCATCCCGCAGACATCCGTAGAGTGCCCGCTGTGCTCGCAGAAGGAGGAGTTCGACTTCTCGTGGTGCAACCCTTATCCAAGTCCAGAATTGACGGCGCGTCTTTCTGGTTAGATTCTAAATGTCCTGTTATAGTTTTATCGATGCGTTTTGATCGCATCGACTATTTTTGGCATACACTATGGCATGAATTGGGCCATGTTCATAACCGGGATAGCTTTGCATTAGATCAAGACATGTTGCCAGAAGAGCAATCGCAGGGCGAATACTGTCGTCCCGAGTCTGAGTTGATGGCTGATAACTTTGCAGTTCAAAACCTAGTGCCACAGGATCGACTGGACGATTTTATACTGCGGGTGTCGCCACTATTTTCTAGAAATCGGTTGGTGGGTTTCTCCAAGTTACGAGGCGTACATCCTGGGATAGTTGTCGGTCAGCTTCAACACAGAGGAGAGATTGGCTATACTAATCATAGGAATTTACTTGTCAAAGTACGTGAGATTCTCATTGAATCTGCCTTGACCGATGGGTTCGGACAGATACTTCCCGTCAATATTCCGTGA